The following are encoded in a window of Halodesulfovibrio sp. genomic DNA:
- a CDS encoding glycerol-3-phosphate dehydrogenase/oxidase: MSVQRSESIERIESQDVWDVLIIGGGATGLGSGVDAASRGYSTVLLESADFGQATSSRSTKLAHGGVRYLEQMNFSLVYDALHERGRMRRNAPHLVDDQSFIVPTYSWWETLYYGAGLVVYDLLSGPFSFGFSYPMIRNRVFNHVPGLNPAKVKAGVRYHDGQFDDSRYVMALALTMNDLGGCPVNHMQVVSLIKEEETVRGVVAVDLLTGKEHKIYARSVVNATGVFTDDIRQMDDPSVTPILQPSQGIHLMLDREFCPGEAGILIPKTDDGRVVFVLPWHDKLIIGTTDTEVDAPEMEPRATDAEVDFLLEHVGRFLARKPQRKDVRSVFNGIRPLIKAEGSGATSTLSRDHYLTVSPSGLVTIAGGKWTTYRKMAEDVVNTCAKTAGLPEADCRTSNLPLHGWTRDFSKSDPLRVYGSDTEKLYDLLDEDDCLAELVHSRLPYRKVEVVWAVRSEMAHTLYGVLALRTRALLLDAEATIEAAPEVARLMAAELGLSGDDADAWIDAQLAEFREVAALYVAGNCCEL; this comes from the coding sequence ATGAGTGTGCAGCGTTCAGAATCTATTGAAAGAATTGAAAGTCAGGATGTGTGGGATGTGCTGATTATCGGTGGTGGCGCTACCGGACTTGGTTCCGGTGTAGATGCTGCTTCAAGAGGGTATTCAACCGTTCTGCTTGAATCTGCGGATTTTGGTCAGGCTACTTCCAGCCGAAGCACAAAGCTTGCCCATGGTGGAGTGCGGTACCTTGAACAGATGAATTTTTCTTTGGTATATGATGCGCTGCATGAACGTGGTCGCATGCGTCGCAATGCACCGCATCTGGTGGATGACCAATCATTTATTGTTCCAACCTACAGCTGGTGGGAAACACTTTATTATGGTGCTGGGCTTGTCGTGTATGACCTGTTGTCAGGGCCGTTCAGCTTTGGATTCTCGTATCCAATGATACGTAACCGCGTGTTTAACCATGTTCCCGGTTTGAATCCTGCAAAAGTAAAAGCAGGCGTCCGTTATCATGATGGTCAGTTTGATGATTCAAGGTATGTAATGGCGCTGGCGCTCACTATGAATGACCTTGGTGGCTGTCCGGTTAACCATATGCAGGTTGTATCACTCATCAAAGAAGAAGAAACTGTACGGGGTGTGGTTGCTGTTGATTTGCTAACAGGCAAAGAACACAAAATTTACGCACGTTCAGTTGTTAATGCGACAGGTGTCTTTACAGATGATATTCGCCAGATGGATGATCCTTCCGTAACGCCTATTCTGCAACCTAGTCAGGGAATTCACTTAATGCTCGACAGAGAATTTTGTCCGGGCGAGGCTGGTATTCTTATTCCTAAAACTGATGACGGGCGCGTTGTGTTTGTTCTGCCTTGGCATGATAAACTTATTATTGGGACAACAGATACAGAAGTTGATGCCCCGGAAATGGAACCAAGAGCGACTGATGCAGAAGTTGATTTTCTTCTTGAACACGTTGGGCGCTTCCTTGCTCGTAAGCCTCAGCGTAAAGATGTTCGCAGTGTATTTAATGGTATCCGTCCGCTTATTAAAGCAGAAGGCTCAGGCGCAACATCCACGTTGTCCCGCGATCACTATTTGACTGTTTCTCCATCAGGGCTTGTCACAATTGCGGGTGGTAAATGGACAACATACCGTAAGATGGCAGAAGATGTTGTTAACACCTGTGCGAAAACAGCTGGATTACCGGAAGCAGATTGCCGAACCAGCAACCTGCCGTTGCATGGCTGGACTCGTGACTTTTCTAAGAGTGACCCACTTCGTGTGTACGGCAGCGATACAGAGAAGTTATACGATCTGCTGGACGAAGATGATTGCTTGGCAGAATTGGTGCACAGTCGTCTGCCATACCGTAAAGTTGAGGTGGTATGGGCTGTGCGTTCTGAAATGGCGCATACTTTGTATGGTGTTCTTGCGCTTCGTACCCGTGCATTGCTTCTTGATGCAGAAGCGACAATAGAAGCTGCGCCGGAAGTTGCGCGACTTATGGCTGCTGAACTTGGTCTCTCTGGTGACGATGCAGATGCATGGATTGATGCACAGTTAGCAGAGTTCCGAGAAGTAGCAGCTCTATACGTTGCAGGAAATTGCTGCGAATTGTAA
- a CDS encoding SulP family inorganic anion transporter, translating into MLANLFPFTNWIKDYNTDSLRSDVIAGLTVALVLIPQSMAYAQLAGLPAYYGLYASFLTPLIAALFGSSSQLATGPVAVVSLMTAASLEPLATMGSEGYIAYAILLALMVGGFQFLLGVLRLGLVVNFLSHPVINGFTNAAAIIIATSQVSKLAGVYVDKASHHYETLIRVAQSAFNFTHLPTLGMGLLAFAIMVGCKRYFPKIPNVLAAVVITTCLSYATGFNHDMTVPVASISSSQAQHAITEFNSSLMQAESLAAKRTELSKKLSAAEASGEPLHALNIQHELNTIALQLDQVKAQSHTLRKSLREMLFAGVELSDGTLMFYPTNNVPEGMQADGRTWRLRVGNAPLNATGITIMGGGAVVGSIPSGLPSFATPTLDLSVVLHLIPFAIIISLLGFMEAISIAKAMAAKTGQRINPDQELIGQGLANMVGAFGKSYPVSGSFSRSAVNLQAGAVTGMSSVFTSIMVVLTLQFCTPLLYHLPQAVLAAIIMMAVFGLLNVSSFVHAWKVKWYDGAISVISFITTLVYAPHLDKGIMLGVALSLAMFLYKSMRPNVSFFSRTPEQTHTDTAISELEHCKDTSVIQFEGPLFFANASFLEDIVTEKITENASLKHIILSAGGINDIDCSGAEALELSIEKAHAHGITFSLCSANRTVLAVLQRAHLLEKIGTENIYATAEQALCNQHGFTATEDNATGSPLPEAYFHAS; encoded by the coding sequence ATGCTAGCCAATCTTTTCCCTTTCACGAACTGGATTAAGGACTACAATACAGACTCTCTGCGCTCTGACGTTATCGCCGGTTTAACAGTGGCTCTTGTTCTTATCCCTCAGTCTATGGCATACGCGCAGCTTGCCGGACTCCCTGCGTACTACGGGCTTTATGCATCATTCTTAACTCCCCTAATTGCCGCCTTGTTCGGTTCCAGCAGCCAGCTGGCTACCGGTCCTGTTGCAGTTGTGTCTTTAATGACAGCGGCATCTCTTGAGCCACTTGCCACAATGGGAAGCGAAGGCTACATCGCCTACGCAATCCTTCTTGCTCTTATGGTAGGTGGTTTTCAATTCCTTTTAGGCGTCCTTCGACTCGGACTTGTTGTTAACTTTCTCTCACACCCAGTTATCAACGGATTCACTAATGCGGCTGCTATCATCATTGCAACGTCACAAGTATCAAAACTTGCTGGTGTGTATGTAGATAAAGCCAGCCACCATTACGAAACTCTTATCCGCGTCGCGCAAAGCGCTTTCAACTTCACACATCTGCCAACACTGGGCATGGGGCTACTTGCCTTTGCAATTATGGTGGGATGTAAGCGATATTTTCCAAAGATTCCAAATGTACTGGCTGCGGTTGTCATCACCACCTGTCTTTCATACGCAACCGGTTTTAATCATGACATGACCGTGCCGGTGGCATCTATTTCATCTTCGCAAGCGCAACATGCTATTACCGAGTTCAACAGTTCACTGATGCAGGCAGAAAGTCTTGCGGCTAAGCGGACTGAATTGAGCAAAAAGCTCTCTGCTGCTGAAGCTTCTGGCGAACCGCTTCATGCTTTGAATATTCAGCACGAGCTGAACACAATTGCTTTACAGCTCGACCAAGTTAAAGCTCAGAGTCACACCCTGCGCAAAAGCCTTAGAGAAATGCTTTTTGCCGGAGTAGAACTTTCTGACGGAACTCTGATGTTTTATCCGACCAACAACGTACCAGAAGGTATGCAAGCCGATGGAAGAACGTGGCGCTTGCGCGTCGGTAATGCACCGCTCAACGCTACCGGCATAACAATAATGGGTGGAGGCGCGGTTGTAGGCTCCATTCCTTCAGGGCTTCCGAGCTTTGCTACCCCAACGCTTGATCTTTCTGTTGTGCTCCACCTCATTCCATTTGCGATTATTATTTCGCTGCTTGGCTTCATGGAAGCAATTTCCATTGCCAAAGCCATGGCTGCCAAAACAGGACAACGCATCAATCCAGATCAGGAACTTATCGGGCAAGGACTTGCCAACATGGTAGGAGCCTTCGGCAAGAGCTATCCTGTATCCGGTTCATTCTCCCGTTCCGCAGTAAACCTGCAAGCCGGTGCTGTTACAGGAATGTCTAGCGTATTCACATCAATTATGGTTGTGCTAACGCTGCAATTTTGCACACCGCTGCTCTACCATCTGCCACAAGCAGTGCTCGCTGCTATCATTATGATGGCTGTATTCGGGCTGCTGAATGTTTCCAGCTTTGTGCATGCATGGAAAGTGAAATGGTACGACGGTGCAATTTCAGTAATCTCCTTCATTACAACACTCGTATATGCTCCGCATCTGGATAAAGGCATCATGTTGGGCGTAGCTCTTTCTTTAGCCATGTTCCTATACAAAAGTATGCGTCCTAATGTTTCCTTTTTCTCACGCACACCGGAACAGACACATACAGACACCGCAATATCTGAACTTGAACACTGTAAAGACACTTCCGTCATTCAATTTGAAGGTCCGCTCTTTTTTGCCAACGCAAGCTTCCTTGAAGATATTGTTACAGAAAAAATTACGGAAAACGCTTCACTCAAACACATAATCCTCTCCGCAGGAGGGATTAACGATATTGACTGCTCAGGCGCTGAAGCTTTGGAGCTGAGCATTGAAAAAGCACATGCGCATGGCATAACTTTTTCTCTATGCTCTGCGAACCGAACAGTGCTTGCAGTCTTACAACGTGCTCATTTATTAGAAAAAATTGGCACAGAAAACATTTACGCCACAGCTGAGCAAGCGTTATGCAATCAGCATGGATTTACAGCAACTGAAGACAATGCCACTGGCAGTCCTCTTCCTGAAGCTTACTTCCACGCCAGTTAG
- a CDS encoding RNA-binding protein: protein MNKNIYVGNLSWGCTDQDLRNLFADFGEVASARVIEDRETGRSRGFGFVEMDANGATQAIEALNGTNFQGRDLRVNEAQPRERRPRY, encoded by the coding sequence TTGAATAAGAATATTTATGTTGGCAACCTTTCCTGGGGCTGTACTGACCAAGACCTTCGCAACCTTTTTGCTGATTTCGGCGAAGTTGCATCTGCTCGTGTAATCGAAGACCGTGAAACCGGTCGTTCCCGTGGTTTTGGCTTCGTGGAAATGGATGCTAACGGCGCGACTCAGGCTATTGAAGCACTCAACGGCACCAACTTCCAGGGCCGTGACCTTCGTGTAAACGAAGCACAGCCTCGTGAACGTCGCCCTCGCTACTAA
- a CDS encoding DUF1786 domain-containing protein: protein MKSTLFLDIGSGTQDVLYYRDDMELENCSKFVLPSPAKMVAKRIMELTEAGRDIYMYGSNMGGGFFGAMKQHLTAGLHVAIHPEAAFALNDDPKRVAALGITICEDCPTGYVPVELSDFNAGWWGAYLGMIGLPYPDEVVIAAQDHGVHKDEGNRIGRFRLWHDLLTKHEGNPYSLVYKKPSEPLTRLATIQKASGGGCVSDSASAAVLGALFVPEVAQRSWRTGITVVNVGNSHISAFLVYQEKIYGVYEHHTGMLTEEELLHDLKEFRRGWLTDEMVRDSGGHGCLYLELPDEGEGFFPTYLLGPKRSILDGSGVMLAPGGDMMLAGCFGLLKAMQNGE from the coding sequence ATGAAATCGACTCTTTTTCTCGATATTGGCAGCGGAACTCAGGACGTTTTGTATTATCGCGACGATATGGAACTGGAAAATTGCAGTAAATTTGTGCTGCCGTCTCCGGCAAAAATGGTTGCAAAACGTATTATGGAGCTTACCGAAGCCGGACGAGACATATATATGTATGGCTCAAACATGGGTGGCGGATTTTTCGGCGCGATGAAGCAGCACCTTACTGCGGGGCTGCATGTTGCAATCCACCCAGAAGCTGCCTTTGCTCTTAATGATGATCCGAAGCGTGTAGCTGCACTTGGGATAACTATTTGTGAAGATTGTCCTACGGGGTATGTCCCGGTTGAGCTTTCTGATTTTAATGCAGGGTGGTGGGGTGCATACCTTGGAATGATTGGTTTACCATACCCTGATGAAGTGGTTATTGCTGCACAAGATCATGGTGTACACAAAGATGAGGGCAACCGTATAGGGCGTTTTCGGTTATGGCATGACCTGTTAACCAAGCATGAAGGTAATCCCTATTCGCTGGTGTACAAAAAGCCTTCTGAACCTTTGACACGACTGGCTACTATTCAAAAAGCTTCAGGTGGTGGCTGCGTGAGTGATAGTGCTTCCGCTGCTGTGCTCGGTGCGTTGTTTGTGCCTGAAGTGGCACAACGCAGCTGGCGTACTGGCATTACTGTGGTGAATGTTGGCAACAGCCATATTTCGGCGTTCCTCGTGTATCAGGAAAAAATTTACGGTGTTTACGAACATCATACTGGAATGCTTACTGAAGAAGAACTGCTTCATGATCTTAAAGAATTTCGCCGTGGTTGGCTGACAGATGAAATGGTGCGTGATTCTGGCGGACATGGATGTCTTTATTTAGAGTTACCAGACGAGGGCGAAGGATTTTTCCCTACCTACCTGCTTGGACCAAAACGCTCCATTCTGGACGGTAGCGGTGTAATGCTTGCCCCAGGTGGCGATATGATGCTCGCTGGGTGTTTCGGGTTGCTTAAAGCAATGCAGAATGGTGAATAA
- a CDS encoding phenylacetate--CoA ligase has protein sequence MLYFDPAEGWSREEIEQAQIARLRTTIAQAAKAPIYQKKFEEAGITPDSIKCVEDVRKLPVTTKDDLRAQYPDKMNTVPRKDIVRMHASSGTTGSPTVIHYTQSDLDNWSDLVARCLHMVGVRPEHAFQNMTGYGLFTGGLGLHYGAERLGCLTMPSGPGNTKRQFMLMKDFNTYAAHIIPSYALYMGAALRDMGMSPDDLPLGIIITGAEPHTEEARQRIEQLLGAKAYNSYGLSEMNGPGVAFECTEQNGMHIWEDAFLPEIVDPVTLEPVADGEVGELIMTTLCRTGMPIIRYRTRDLTRFITDECPCGRLHRRIDRILGRADDMLIIKGVNIYPMQIERVLMEFDEVGENYVIELERDNFIDQLRVKVEIKAEHFVEDMRVLQGLQRKISSRLCSEILITPRVEIVQHNSLPKAEGKAQRVVDKRE, from the coding sequence ATGTTATACTTTGATCCGGCAGAGGGTTGGTCACGGGAAGAAATTGAACAGGCGCAGATAGCGCGTTTGCGTACAACAATTGCACAGGCAGCGAAGGCGCCTATTTATCAGAAAAAATTTGAAGAAGCGGGCATTACGCCTGATTCAATCAAGTGTGTTGAAGACGTACGCAAGCTGCCTGTAACAACCAAAGATGATCTGCGAGCCCAGTATCCGGATAAAATGAATACTGTTCCGCGTAAAGATATTGTACGGATGCACGCATCCAGCGGAACAACAGGCTCTCCTACCGTTATTCATTACACACAGAGTGATCTTGATAATTGGTCTGATCTTGTTGCACGTTGTCTGCACATGGTCGGTGTTCGTCCAGAGCATGCGTTTCAGAACATGACAGGGTACGGCTTGTTTACCGGTGGACTTGGTTTGCACTATGGTGCGGAGCGCCTTGGTTGCCTTACCATGCCTTCAGGGCCGGGAAATACAAAGCGTCAGTTCATGCTGATGAAAGACTTCAACACGTATGCGGCACATATTATTCCGTCCTATGCATTATACATGGGGGCAGCCTTGCGAGACATGGGAATGTCTCCTGATGATCTGCCGCTCGGTATCATTATAACAGGTGCTGAACCGCATACGGAAGAAGCTCGTCAGCGTATTGAGCAATTACTTGGTGCAAAAGCCTACAACTCATACGGGTTATCCGAAATGAACGGACCTGGTGTTGCGTTTGAATGTACGGAACAAAACGGTATGCACATTTGGGAAGATGCTTTTTTACCGGAAATTGTTGATCCGGTGACGCTGGAGCCTGTCGCAGATGGAGAAGTCGGTGAGCTAATTATGACGACCTTGTGTCGAACAGGGATGCCGATTATCCGTTACCGGACACGAGATTTGACCCGATTTATCACTGATGAATGTCCTTGCGGTCGATTGCATAGACGTATAGACCGCATATTAGGACGTGCTGATGACATGCTCATCATCAAGGGTGTTAATATTTACCCGATGCAGATTGAGCGTGTTCTTATGGAGTTTGATGAAGTAGGTGAAAACTATGTAATCGAGCTTGAAAGGGATAATTTTATCGATCAGTTGCGTGTCAAAGTGGAAATTAAAGCCGAACATTTTGTAGAAGACATGCGTGTGTTGCAAGGATTGCAGCGCAAAATTTCTTCACGGCTCTGTAGTGAAATTCTTATCACTCCGCGTGTTGAAATTGTTCAGCATAACAGCCTGCCGAAAGCGGAAGGTAAAGCACAGCGGGTGGTAGATAAACGCGAATAA
- a CDS encoding DUF456 domain-containing protein produces the protein METLLAVVFTALMVAFLGLHFLSMPANFLIMGLLVLWKYMYPAQSADMNTMFFCVTGGLVLLGEALEFISQLMGAKKYGGSKKGNLGGIIGAICGAVIGAPFFLGLGALLGALGGAYAGCLIFEIAHGRDWGEAMVAAKGAFYGKFLGMSIKFGIGVFVVVYGASHLWS, from the coding sequence GTGGAAACACTTCTCGCAGTTGTATTTACAGCTTTGATGGTAGCATTTCTCGGTCTTCATTTTTTGAGCATGCCCGCAAACTTTTTAATTATGGGTTTGCTGGTATTGTGGAAATACATGTATCCTGCCCAATCTGCGGACATGAATACTATGTTTTTCTGCGTAACCGGTGGGCTTGTACTTCTTGGTGAAGCACTGGAATTTATATCCCAGTTGATGGGAGCAAAAAAATACGGTGGCTCTAAAAAAGGAAACTTGGGTGGTATTATAGGTGCTATTTGTGGTGCTGTGATCGGTGCTCCATTTTTCCTTGGACTTGGTGCACTACTTGGTGCCCTTGGTGGCGCATATGCTGGATGTCTGATTTTTGAAATAGCTCATGGTCGTGATTGGGGTGAAGCCATGGTTGCGGCAAAAGGGGCTTTCTATGGAAAGTTCCTCGGCATGAGTATTAAATTCGGCATTGGTGTATTTGTTGTTGTGTACGGTGCGTCGCACCTTTGGAGCTAG
- a CDS encoding flavodoxin — MASVFITYGSTTGNTAYVAESVQRTLEQNGHEVTIEDVSDINVADLAKTYDLCCLGCSTWGDDEIELQDDFIPVFEEIENIDLSGKKIACFGCGDSSYEYYCGAVDAIEDACKNAGATVFTDSLKIDGDPKAEQSDIDAWANDLVAKLKA, encoded by the coding sequence ATGGCATCAGTATTCATTACGTACGGCTCTACTACAGGTAACACCGCTTATGTTGCAGAAAGTGTTCAGCGCACACTGGAACAAAACGGTCATGAAGTAACAATCGAAGATGTTTCAGACATCAACGTTGCGGACCTTGCCAAAACGTATGATCTTTGCTGCCTTGGATGTTCCACTTGGGGAGATGATGAAATTGAATTGCAGGATGATTTTATTCCTGTATTCGAAGAAATCGAAAATATTGATCTTTCCGGCAAAAAAATTGCGTGCTTCGGCTGCGGTGACAGCAGCTACGAATATTACTGCGGCGCTGTAGATGCCATTGAAGACGCATGCAAAAATGCAGGCGCAACTGTATTTACAGACTCGCTCAAAATTGACGGTGACCCTAAAGCTGAACAGTCTGACATTGATGCATGGGCTAACGACCTTGTTGCTAAACTAAAAGCATAA
- a CDS encoding pseudouridine synthase, protein MIPNLSTSTVPNTMDGTRLDSALSLFLPDAGIRIRKRLFDTHTILVNGIPRSKGYTVSAGDQILLVEKTAPEAEDTQSEGGNSVRSGDSEKDLIAQLRIVHEDKHFAAIYKPDGMHTAAIAGKKTLSLEGELHDLFAKHSMDEACKPILVNRLDCLTSGMVIAAKSTEAASMFRELENAGAIEKLYLLLVHGSVTTPLHVTNKLDMAKRKLTKVLPKSDPDPLRHTTFLPLLETTVPDAPSSTATLLMAAISKGARHQIRAHIASQGFPIVGDPLYNPSASLNAHADACTDHSETMYLHHYQIELGSFAAMCPPSWSTWEQWKNSIPSK, encoded by the coding sequence ATGATACCAAATCTTTCCACATCCACTGTTCCCAACACTATGGACGGCACACGTTTAGACAGTGCTCTTTCTCTTTTTCTTCCAGATGCTGGAATCCGCATCCGCAAACGTCTTTTCGATACGCACACTATACTCGTCAACGGCATCCCACGCTCTAAAGGGTATACAGTTTCAGCTGGCGACCAGATTTTGCTTGTAGAAAAAACAGCGCCGGAAGCCGAAGATACCCAGTCTGAAGGTGGAAATTCAGTTCGTTCAGGGGATAGCGAGAAAGACCTTATTGCACAGCTTCGCATTGTGCATGAAGACAAACACTTTGCCGCAATTTACAAACCAGATGGAATGCATACGGCAGCGATTGCAGGGAAAAAAACTCTCAGCCTTGAAGGGGAACTGCATGATCTGTTTGCAAAACACAGCATGGATGAAGCATGTAAGCCTATTCTTGTTAACCGGCTCGACTGCCTGACCTCCGGCATGGTGATCGCTGCAAAATCAACAGAAGCAGCCAGCATGTTTCGTGAACTCGAGAATGCGGGCGCTATCGAAAAGTTGTACCTGCTTCTTGTTCATGGTTCAGTCACGACGCCACTTCATGTGACAAACAAGCTGGATATGGCAAAACGCAAACTTACCAAAGTATTGCCAAAATCAGACCCAGACCCGCTCCGCCATACAACGTTTCTTCCACTCTTAGAAACTACGGTTCCAGATGCTCCATCAAGCACAGCCACGCTTCTTATGGCTGCTATCAGCAAAGGAGCGCGTCATCAGATTCGTGCACATATCGCCTCACAAGGTTTTCCTATTGTAGGTGACCCGCTGTACAATCCTTCCGCGTCTCTAAATGCACATGCAGATGCTTGCACGGATCATTCAGAAACTATGTATCTACACCACTATCAAATTGAACTAGGCTCTTTTGCTGCCATGTGCCCTCCTTCATGGAGCACATGGGAGCAATGGAAAAACTCAATTCCATCAAAGTAA
- a CDS encoding hybrid sensor histidine kinase/response regulator encodes MHTKKDQYILIAEADDLLAAQLKKGIEAVSGLPCVVAVTSSEAFTLTSRYSDQLPLAVLDTDLTGITESLFYVTAEQSIPTLLLTNNYTEAYSACTLSPTIIDTVIKNSDVVPNTVEVVRRLNQNRNTEVLIVDSSASIRHYLSHILKNYMLNPVTAASGTEALMKMEAHNFSLILIDSHLSDMPGVELTRSIRKNFPSEHTSIIGISGDSDLHISAMFLKSGASDFLNKPIKREELYCRIMQNLKMTELLSHLEQLNTLKNKMLGMAAHDLVTPITGVQGLATILKEGYAGALTMQQKEIADAIVTASGDMLTLVTDILDVSTIESGLLSIKKETIDLSEIATQRITLTGLSAARKSIAIHQNLEPELHIHGDPKRIGQLLDNLLSNAIKFSAPESTIHIRTTKKEQLIQLIVKDEGPGIAECDLEHLFSPFSKGTATPTGCESSHGLGLHIVKRIASAHNCSVDVASSLGSGTQFTISFPLEAISD; translated from the coding sequence ATGCATACCAAAAAAGATCAGTACATACTCATTGCTGAAGCAGATGACTTACTGGCAGCGCAGTTAAAAAAAGGCATTGAAGCAGTAAGTGGACTGCCGTGTGTTGTGGCTGTCACCTCATCAGAGGCGTTTACGCTTACATCACGATACAGCGACCAGCTACCATTGGCTGTTCTTGATACAGATTTAACAGGCATAACAGAAAGTCTCTTTTACGTAACTGCCGAACAATCAATTCCAACACTGCTTCTTACAAACAACTATACTGAAGCCTATTCTGCCTGCACTCTATCTCCCACTATTATTGATACTGTCATCAAGAACAGTGATGTTGTGCCAAATACAGTAGAAGTGGTGCGCCGCCTGAATCAAAATCGGAACACAGAGGTTCTCATTGTCGACAGTTCCGCCTCCATCCGGCACTACCTTTCCCACATTCTGAAAAACTACATGCTGAACCCAGTCACCGCAGCATCCGGCACTGAAGCACTTATGAAAATGGAAGCGCACAATTTTTCACTTATTCTTATTGATTCACATCTTTCAGATATGCCCGGTGTCGAGCTTACCCGCAGTATCCGCAAAAATTTTCCATCTGAGCATACTTCCATTATCGGGATCTCCGGTGACAGCGATTTGCATATTTCTGCCATGTTTTTAAAAAGTGGTGCCAGTGACTTTTTAAATAAACCGATTAAGCGTGAAGAATTATACTGCCGGATAATGCAAAATTTAAAAATGACAGAACTGCTTAGTCATTTAGAACAATTGAATACATTAAAAAACAAAATGCTCGGCATGGCAGCACATGACCTTGTCACTCCCATAACCGGAGTACAAGGACTGGCAACAATTTTAAAGGAAGGCTATGCAGGCGCACTGACAATGCAGCAAAAAGAAATTGCTGATGCAATTGTAACTGCGAGTGGCGATATGCTCACACTTGTTACCGACATTCTAGATGTTTCAACAATTGAAAGCGGACTGCTTTCCATTAAAAAAGAAACTATTGATCTTAGCGAAATTGCTACCCAACGGATAACTCTCACCGGATTATCCGCAGCACGCAAATCTATTGCTATCCATCAGAACCTTGAACCTGAACTGCATATTCACGGTGACCCGAAGCGCATCGGTCAACTTTTAGATAACTTACTTTCGAACGCTATCAAATTTTCTGCCCCTGAGAGCACTATCCACATTCGCACCACAAAAAAAGAGCAACTCATACAACTGATAGTAAAAGATGAAGGTCCCGGCATCGCAGAATGCGACCTTGAACACCTGTTTTCACCATTTTCTAAAGGCACTGCAACACCAACAGGCTGCGAATCCAGCCATGGGCTTGGATTACACATCGTAAAGCGTATTGCTAGTGCCCATAATTGTAGTGTAGACGTAGCAAGTTCACTCGGCAGCGGCACACAGTTTACTATAAGCTTTCCCCTCGAAGCTATTTCTGATTAA
- a CDS encoding HD domain-containing phosphohydrolase produces the protein MPENDSCKVKIQKAYAQLIKYAEDLDTTINLLKKSHRDLEMAYIDTISRLAQAVEYKDEATGHHVQRICFFSALLADAVGLPSEQVLTIYNSAAMHDVGKISIPDAILLKPGSLTTNEFSIMKTHTTVGAKLLANSKSGLLETGRIIALHHHERWDGKGYPSGLAGKNIPIEGRIVALADVYDALRSERSYKKAFSLEKTLSILEDGAGNHFDPHLVDAFFNTFERIEYVDTVLRRTEQQDVNALFAELLPECDVTGYASVTTIL, from the coding sequence ATGCCGGAAAACGATTCCTGTAAAGTCAAAATACAAAAAGCATACGCCCAACTTATCAAATATGCAGAAGATCTGGATACCACGATTAATCTGCTTAAAAAATCGCACCGTGATCTTGAAATGGCATACATTGACACCATCAGCAGGCTTGCACAGGCTGTTGAGTATAAAGACGAAGCAACAGGACACCATGTTCAGCGTATCTGCTTTTTCAGTGCCTTACTTGCCGATGCAGTCGGCTTGCCAAGTGAGCAAGTACTTACAATATACAACTCAGCAGCAATGCATGATGTAGGCAAAATCAGTATACCCGATGCTATCCTACTTAAACCAGGGTCACTCACAACCAATGAATTTAGCATAATGAAGACGCACACAACCGTAGGTGCAAAATTATTGGCAAATTCAAAATCAGGCTTACTGGAAACAGGAAGAATCATCGCGTTGCATCATCATGAACGATGGGACGGAAAAGGATACCCGTCAGGACTTGCAGGAAAAAATATTCCGATTGAAGGACGGATTGTCGCGCTGGCAGATGTTTATGACGCCCTTCGCTCCGAGCGTTCGTACAAGAAAGCATTTTCCTTGGAAAAAACTCTTTCGATTCTTGAAGATGGGGCAGGAAATCATTTTGACCCTCATTTAGTTGATGCCTTTTTCAACACATTTGAGCGTATTGAATATGTAGACACCGTACTTCGCAGAACCGAACAGCAAGACGTCAACGCGCTTTTTGCTGAATTACTGCCAGAGTGTGATGTAACGGGCTACGCCTCTGTAACAACCATCCTGTAG